The proteins below are encoded in one region of Xenopus laevis strain J_2021 chromosome 8L, Xenopus_laevis_v10.1, whole genome shotgun sequence:
- the smad4.2.L gene encoding SMAD family member 4, gene 2 L homeolog isoform X1, whose product MIRLSINLFLSCSWYVAIKCSCFSPVSGSCCPSIDRGFSPVLHSWFPPMRRVQDQFVMSARWLFCCSLSQSVSPPSHAFPLLTLRVLSLLSLKLGEIPAMSLTPPNSSDACLSIVHSLMCHRQGGENEGFAKRAIESLVKKLKEKKDELDSLITAITTNGVHPSKCVTIQRTLDGRLQVAGRKGFPHVIYARLWRWPDLHKNELKHVKFCQFAFDLKYDSVCVNPYHYERVVSPGIGLSIPSTVTTPCRSVKEEYVHECEMDASSCLPASQELPPAIKHASLPPMPPTESYRQPLPPLTLPKSPQTAISMYPNMPLSPSVAPGCPLIPMHGEGLLQIAPSHPQQMLSISPPSTPSQNSQQNGYSSPPKQPFHASWTGSSTAVYTPNPGVQQNGRGNQQPPLHHPNNYWPLHQSSPQYQHPVSNHPGPEFWCSVAYFEMDVQVGEIFKVPSNCPVVTVDGYVDPSGGDRFCLGQLSNVHRTDTSERARLHIGKGVQLECRGEGDVWMRCLSDHAVFVQSYYLDREAGRAPGDAVHKIYPGAYIKVFDLRQCHRQMQQQAATAQAAAAAQAAAVAGAIPGPGSVGGIAPAVSLSAAAGIGVDDLRRLCILRLSFVKGWGPDYPRQSIKQTPCWIEVHLHRALQLLDEVLHTLPMADPSSVN is encoded by the exons ATGATTCGCCTGTCTATTAACCTGTTCCTGTCCTGCAGCTGGTATGTTGCTATTAAGTGCTCTTGTTTCTCCCCAGTGAGTGGAAGCTGCTGCCCCTCTATAGACCGAGGCTTCTCCCCAGTGCTGCACAGCTGGTTCCCCCCAATGAGACGAGTACAGGATCAGTTTGTTATGTCTGCCCGCTGGTTATTTTGTTGCAGCCTGAGTCAGTCTGTCTCCCCTCCCTCCCATGCTTTTCCGCTGCTCACTCTCCGTGTcctgtctcttctctctctcaaGTTGGGG GAGATCCCGGCCATGTCTCTGACCCCTCCTAACAGCAGTGATGCCTGTCTCAGCATCGTACACAGTCTCATGTGCCACCGGCAGGGGGGGGAGAACGAGGGCTTTGCCAAGAGAGCCATTGAGAGTCTCGTCAAGAAACTGAAGGAGAAGAAAGACGAGCTGGACTCCCTCATCACTGCCATTACTACTAATGGAGTGCACCCCAGCAAGTGCGTTACCATCCAGCGAACCTTGGACGGGAGGCTTcag GTAGCCGGCCGTAAAGGTTTCCCACATGTGATCTACGCTCGTTTGTGGCGCTGGCCGGACCTGCACAAGAATGAGCTGAAACACGTTAAGTTCTGCCAGTTCGCCTTCGACCTGAAGTACGACAGCGTGTGCGTGAACCCCTATCACTACGAGCGGGTGGTTTCTCCCGGCATTG gtcTGAGTATCCCTAGCACTG TGACCACCCCATGCCGGTCAGTAAAAGAGGAGTATGTCCATGAGTGTGAAATGGATGCATCTTCATGTCTCCCAGCATCCCAGGAACTTCCGCCAGCCATCAAACATGCCTCCCTTCCACCAATGCCACCTACAGAGTCCTACAGGCAGCCACTGCCCCCACTCACCCTACCCAAGAGCCCCCAGACTGCTATCAGCATGTATCCCAACATGCCCCTCTCTCCCTCTG TGGCTCCTGGTTGCCCTCTCATACCTATGCATGGTGAGGGGTTACTACAGATAGCTCCATCCCATCCCCAGCAAATGTTGTCCATATCTCCGCCTTCCACACCGAGCCAGAACTCCCAGCAGAATGGTTATTCTTCCCCCCCAAAGCAGCCTTTCCATG CTTCTTGGACAGGGAGCAGCACAGCTGTATATACCCCGAACCCTGGGGTACAGCAGAACGGAAGAGGAAACCAGCAACCTCCACTTCACCACCCAAACAACTACT GGCCCCTTCACCAGAGCTCCCCTCAGTATCAGCACCCCGTGTCAAACCACCCAG GCCCAGAGTTCTGGTGCTCCGTTGCCTATTTCGAGATGGATGTTCAGGTTGGGGAGATATTTAAAGTCCCATCTAACTGTCCCGTGGTCACGGTGGATGGATATGTGGACCCCTCTGGTGGGGATCGGTTTTGCCTTGGTCAGCTTTCTAACGTGCATCGCACAGACACTAGTGAGCGTGCAAG GCTTCACATCGGGAAGGGAGTGCAGCTTGAGTGTCGGGGCGAGGGAGACGTATGGATGAGGTGCCTCAGTGATCACGCCGTGTTTGTTCAGAGTTATTACTTGGACAGGGAAGCAGGGCGAGCGCCGGGAGATGCAGTCCACAAGATTTATCCGGGCGCCTACATTAAG GTGTTTGACTTGCGACAGTGTCACCGGCAGATGCAGCAGCAGGCGGCTACGGCTCAAGCAGCGGCTGCAGCCCAAGCAGCGGCTGTGGCCGGCGCAATCCCTGGTCCCGGGTCGGTGGGGGGCATCGCTCCTGCTGTCA GTCTTTCTGCTGCGGCCGGTATCGGGGTGGACGACCTACGGCGCCTCTGTATCTTGCGCCTTAGTTTTGTGAAGGGCTGGGGCCCTGATTACCCTCGGCAGAGCATCAAGCAGACTCCCTGCTGGATCGAGGTCCATCTTCACCGTGCGCTGCAGCTTCTTGATGAAGTTCTCCATACTTTGCCAATGGCAGACCCCAGTTCTGTCAACTAA
- the smad4.2.L gene encoding SMAD family member 4, gene 2 L homeolog 2 (2 is encoded by transcript variant isoform 2), whose protein sequence is MSLTPPNSSDACLSIVHSLMCHRQGGENEGFAKRAIESLVKKLKEKKDELDSLITAITTNGVHPSKCVTIQRTLDGRLQVAGRKGFPHVIYARLWRWPDLHKNELKHVKFCQFAFDLKYDSVCVNPYHYERVVSPGIGLSIPSTVTTPCRSVKEEYVHECEMDASSCLPASQELPPAIKHASLPPMPPTESYRQPLPPLTLPKSPQTAISMYPNMPLSPSVAPGCPLIPMHGEGLLQIAPSHPQQMLSISPPSTPSQNSQQNGYSSPPKQPFHASWTGSSTAVYTPNPGVQQNGRGNQQPPLHHPNNYWPLHQSSPQYQHPVSNHPGPEFWCSVAYFEMDVQVGEIFKVPSNCPVVTVDGYVDPSGGDRFCLGQLSNVHRTDTSERARLHIGKGVQLECRGEGDVWMRCLSDHAVFVQSYYLDREAGRAPGDAVHKIYPGAYIKVFDLRQCHRQMQQQAATAQAAAAAQAAAVAGAIPGPGSVGGIAPAVSLSAAAGIGVDDLRRLCILRLSFVKGWGPDYPRQSIKQTPCWIEVHLHRALQLLDEVLHTLPMADPSSVN, encoded by the exons ATGTCTCTGACCCCTCCTAACAGCAGTGATGCCTGTCTCAGCATCGTACACAGTCTCATGTGCCACCGGCAGGGGGGGGAGAACGAGGGCTTTGCCAAGAGAGCCATTGAGAGTCTCGTCAAGAAACTGAAGGAGAAGAAAGACGAGCTGGACTCCCTCATCACTGCCATTACTACTAATGGAGTGCACCCCAGCAAGTGCGTTACCATCCAGCGAACCTTGGACGGGAGGCTTcag GTAGCCGGCCGTAAAGGTTTCCCACATGTGATCTACGCTCGTTTGTGGCGCTGGCCGGACCTGCACAAGAATGAGCTGAAACACGTTAAGTTCTGCCAGTTCGCCTTCGACCTGAAGTACGACAGCGTGTGCGTGAACCCCTATCACTACGAGCGGGTGGTTTCTCCCGGCATTG gtcTGAGTATCCCTAGCACTG TGACCACCCCATGCCGGTCAGTAAAAGAGGAGTATGTCCATGAGTGTGAAATGGATGCATCTTCATGTCTCCCAGCATCCCAGGAACTTCCGCCAGCCATCAAACATGCCTCCCTTCCACCAATGCCACCTACAGAGTCCTACAGGCAGCCACTGCCCCCACTCACCCTACCCAAGAGCCCCCAGACTGCTATCAGCATGTATCCCAACATGCCCCTCTCTCCCTCTG TGGCTCCTGGTTGCCCTCTCATACCTATGCATGGTGAGGGGTTACTACAGATAGCTCCATCCCATCCCCAGCAAATGTTGTCCATATCTCCGCCTTCCACACCGAGCCAGAACTCCCAGCAGAATGGTTATTCTTCCCCCCCAAAGCAGCCTTTCCATG CTTCTTGGACAGGGAGCAGCACAGCTGTATATACCCCGAACCCTGGGGTACAGCAGAACGGAAGAGGAAACCAGCAACCTCCACTTCACCACCCAAACAACTACT GGCCCCTTCACCAGAGCTCCCCTCAGTATCAGCACCCCGTGTCAAACCACCCAG GCCCAGAGTTCTGGTGCTCCGTTGCCTATTTCGAGATGGATGTTCAGGTTGGGGAGATATTTAAAGTCCCATCTAACTGTCCCGTGGTCACGGTGGATGGATATGTGGACCCCTCTGGTGGGGATCGGTTTTGCCTTGGTCAGCTTTCTAACGTGCATCGCACAGACACTAGTGAGCGTGCAAG GCTTCACATCGGGAAGGGAGTGCAGCTTGAGTGTCGGGGCGAGGGAGACGTATGGATGAGGTGCCTCAGTGATCACGCCGTGTTTGTTCAGAGTTATTACTTGGACAGGGAAGCAGGGCGAGCGCCGGGAGATGCAGTCCACAAGATTTATCCGGGCGCCTACATTAAG GTGTTTGACTTGCGACAGTGTCACCGGCAGATGCAGCAGCAGGCGGCTACGGCTCAAGCAGCGGCTGCAGCCCAAGCAGCGGCTGTGGCCGGCGCAATCCCTGGTCCCGGGTCGGTGGGGGGCATCGCTCCTGCTGTCA GTCTTTCTGCTGCGGCCGGTATCGGGGTGGACGACCTACGGCGCCTCTGTATCTTGCGCCTTAGTTTTGTGAAGGGCTGGGGCCCTGATTACCCTCGGCAGAGCATCAAGCAGACTCCCTGCTGGATCGAGGTCCATCTTCACCGTGCGCTGCAGCTTCTTGATGAAGTTCTCCATACTTTGCCAATGGCAGACCCCAGTTCTGTCAACTAA
- the smad4.2.L gene encoding SMAD family member 4, gene 2 L homeolog 1 (1 is encoded by transcript variant isoform 1; The RefSeq protein has 4 substitutions compared to this genomic sequence) encodes MAFASLELALHRVPPARCGDEEIYGEGLSEGEIPAMSLTPPNSSDACLSIVHSLMCHRQGGENEGFAKRAIESLVKKLKEKKDELDSLITAITTNGVHPSKCVTIQRTLDGRLQVAGRKGFPHVIYARLWHWPDLHKNELKHVKFCQFAFDLKYDSVCVNPYHYERVVSPGIGLSIPSTVTTPCRSVKEEYVHECEMDASSCLPASQELPPAIKHASLPPMPPTESYRQPLPPLTLPKSPQTAISMYPNMPLSPSVAPGCPLIPMHGEGLLQIAPSHPQQMLSISPPSTPSQNSQQNGYSSPPKQPFHASWTGSSTAVYTPNPGVQQNGKGNQQPPLHHANNYWPLHQSSPQYQHPVSNHPGPEFWCSVAYFEMDVQVGEIFKVPSNCPVVTVDGYVDPSGGDRFCLGQLSNVHRTDTSERARLHIGKGVQLECRGEGDVWMRCLSDHAVFVQSYYLDREAGRAPGDAVHKIYPGAYIKVFDLRQCHRQMQQQAATAQAAAAAQAAAVAGAIPGPGSVGGIAPAVSLSAAAGIGVDDLRRLCILRLSFVKGWGPDYPRQSIKQTPCWIEVHLHRALQLLDEVLHTLPMADPSSVN; translated from the exons ATGGCGTTTGCCAGCCTAGAGCTCGCCCTGCACCGAGTGCCCCCCGCCCGGTGTGGAGATGAGGAGGTCTACGGGGAAGGCTTGTCTGAGGGG GAGATCCCGGCCATGTCTCTGACCCCTCCTAACAGCAGTGATGCCTGTCTCAGCATCGTACACAGTCTCATGTGCCACCGGCAGGGGGGGGAGAACGAGGGCTTTGCCAAGAGAGCCATTGAGAGTCTCGTCAAGAAACTGAAGGAGAAGAAAGACGAGCTGGACTCCCTCATCACTGCCATTACTACTAATGGAGTGCACCCCAGCAAGTGCGTTACCATCCAGCGAACCTTGGACGGGAGGCTTcag GTAGCCGGCCGTAAAGGTTTCCCACATGTGATCTACGCTCGTTTGTGGCGCTGGCCGGACCTGCACAAGAATGAGCTGAAACACGTTAAGTTCTGCCAGTTCGCCTTCGACCTGAAGTACGACAGCGTGTGCGTGAACCCCTATCACTACGAGCGGGTGGTTTCTCCCGGCATTG gtcTGAGTATCCCTAGCACTG TGACCACCCCATGCCGGTCAGTAAAAGAGGAGTATGTCCATGAGTGTGAAATGGATGCATCTTCATGTCTCCCAGCATCCCAGGAACTTCCGCCAGCCATCAAACATGCCTCCCTTCCACCAATGCCACCTACAGAGTCCTACAGGCAGCCACTGCCCCCACTCACCCTACCCAAGAGCCCCCAGACTGCTATCAGCATGTATCCCAACATGCCCCTCTCTCCCTCTG TGGCTCCTGGTTGCCCTCTCATACCTATGCATGGTGAGGGGTTACTACAGATAGCTCCATCCCATCCCCAGCAAATGTTGTCCATATCTCCGCCTTCCACACCGAGCCAGAACTCCCAGCAGAATGGTTATTCTTCCCCCCCAAAGCAGCCTTTCCATG CTTCTTGGACAGGGAGCAGCACAGCTGTATATACCCCGAACCCTGGGGTACAGCAGAACGGAAGAGGAAACCAGCAACCTCCACTTCACCACCCAAACAACTACT GGCCCCTTCACCAGAGCTCCCCTCAGTATCAGCACCCCGTGTCAAACCACCCAG GCCCAGAGTTCTGGTGCTCCGTTGCCTATTTCGAGATGGATGTTCAGGTTGGGGAGATATTTAAAGTCCCATCTAACTGTCCCGTGGTCACGGTGGATGGATATGTGGACCCCTCTGGTGGGGATCGGTTTTGCCTTGGTCAGCTTTCTAACGTGCATCGCACAGACACTAGTGAGCGTGCAAG GCTTCACATCGGGAAGGGAGTGCAGCTTGAGTGTCGGGGCGAGGGAGACGTATGGATGAGGTGCCTCAGTGATCACGCCGTGTTTGTTCAGAGTTATTACTTGGACAGGGAAGCAGGGCGAGCGCCGGGAGATGCAGTCCACAAGATTTATCCGGGCGCCTACATTAAG GTGTTTGACTTGCGACAGTGTCACCGGCAGATGCAGCAGCAGGCGGCTACGGCTCAAGCAGCGGCTGCAGCCCAAGCAGCGGCTGTGGCCGGCGCAATCCCTGGTCCCGGGTCGGTGGGGGGCATCGCTCCTGCTGTCA GTCTTTCTGCTGCGGCCGGTATCGGGGTGGACGACCTACGGCGCCTCTGTATCTTGCGCCTTAGTTTTGTGAAGGGCTGGGGCCCTGATTACCCTCGGCAGAGCATCAAGCAGACTCCCTGCTGGATCGAGGTCCATCTTCACCGTGCGCTGCAGCTTCTTGATGAAGTTCTCCATACTTTGCCAATGGCAGACCCCAGTTCTGTCAACTAA
- the snapin.L gene encoding SNAP-associated protein L homeolog gives MAVSPGRDVFAEGLLELLKPAVQQLDSHVHAVRESQVDLREHIDNLASELCKINEDQKVALDLDPYVKKLLNARRRVVLVNNILQNAQERLRRLNHSVAKETARRRAMLDSGSHHPPASPNK, from the exons ATGGCGGTGTCTCCCGGGCGGGACGTGTTTGCTGAGGGGCTGCTGGAGCTGCTAAAGCCTGCGGTGCAACAGCTCGACTCCCACGTACATGCCGTCAG ggAGAGCCAAGTGGACCTTCGGGAGCACATTGACAACCTTGCGTCAG AGCTCTGCAAAATAAATGAGGATCAGAAGGTGGCGCTTGACCTGGATCCATATgtgaagaagctgctgaatgctCGCCGGAGGGTTGTCCTTGTAAACAACATTCTGCAGAATGCACAG GAACGGCTGAGGCGTCTCAATCACAGCGTTGCCAAGGAGACCGCTCGTAGGAGAGCCATGTTGGATTCTGGTAGCCACCACCCTCCTGCTTCTCCCAACAAATGA